The window CAAAGTTTCCCTCCATCATTCATCTGGAGAAGCAGATGAGACTAAACTCCCCATCATGTCCATGGAAGTTGGCATCATGCAATCAAGGCGAGCTTCAGCATTCACAACATCCTGCCCCATAACCCCATTTGGGTTATCCCGACAGTCCACTATTGCAGGTTCGCAGCTTCCTTCCCAATTGAACATCTTCCCATTTCCACCAATCCCAGCCAGTGATGAGGACATCCCCATTTGTGGATGGAGGCATGGAACGTCAGTCCCACACTGAAGACTTGCACCTGCATCAATGGATTGAAGACTGCAATCCCTTTCCTTAAAACTACTACCATTACACTGCTTTTGAAATGGGAAAACACCCAACTCGGCATCGATCTTTCCTCTCACATCTAAAAGGAGCGTCCGCAGCCTAATCACCTCAGCTTCGAGCATCGCTTGGCCCTGCAATTTTCTCAACAGTTGCTGATTTAACAGGCGAAGTTTCTTAACTTCCTCTTCTAAGTACGCAGTGTGGGCCTTCTTCTTCTCCCTATACTTCCTTACTGCCTCTCTATTTCCCGAAGGCTTTCTAGACTTCAGAACAGATTGCTGTTTCTCACTCGGCCCATCGTCATCTCCGCTTGAGATCACTCGGGTGTGCGTGTGgtaacatgtgtgtgtgtgagccgCATCAGGGCCAGGAGGGTTgcaggtgtgagtgtgtgtacaTGTTTGTGTGTTCTTCAAGAAGTCATCAAGAAATGAGTCGACGGGTGTTGATTCATGGATATTGGGATTTGGTAACAACCCATGCTCCGAAAGCTCAACTTCTCCATCATCCATGTTCTGTTCTTTCAATCGATCATCACATGGATTTCCAAACAGCACATGCAAaactaaaaatatccaaacccGACTTCCAATCAGACAACGATCTGTAATCCTTAGCACATTTTAGGAATCTGTATTCAAACAGAACAGAATATGGAAATTCCATAGATGAACAGAAACACAAGATGGAACAGCCATTTCGGATGAAACCTGTGCTAACTACAGTCAATGAACCCAAATTGCAAATCAACTGAGATTCTCAATCCTctgcaaaattcaaaatttgaacaCAATTCAACAAGAACCCAGATCACCAAATTCCATAactaaaaagaaatataaaaagaaaCTGCCAGTTTTCAGCACGAATTCGTGTTCACTGTAGTTGATCTAGACCCACCATAATAGAAATCCACCAAATAACATCCCATGAATTCACATAAAAACAGAAACACAAAAAACCCACTAAAATTCAAATGCCAAAACAcagaaaaatccaaatctcacCTAAAAAATTTGCAGGATATTTCaatgaaaatcagatttttttttaattattatttttttaatatcaaaatACTAGCGGAATAAAAATCCATCAACTACCATAGCATAAATTCAGATAAAAACAGAAATACAAGAAATCCACTAAACATCAACTGCTAAAATACAGAGAAAAAACCAAATCTCACCCAAAAATTGCagaatatttcaataaaaatcatctctttttaaaattaaaagactACCCAGATGAAGATTCGTCCCAAAAAGTCAAAATCAAAAGCATCTAGACGAGAGCTTGATGTTGAACCATCCAGTGCAGAAAGGAATCTTTGCATCAAGTGGGGGCAAATGATTGCAGAAAAGAGAGCTTTTTTGGCAGAATATGGAAAAAGCAAGATCATGGTTTTGATTGAATATGAGAAAGAAGGATTCCTCTTCATTTTCTGAAGATTTAAAGTACctgattttggaaaaaaaatcttTGGATTTGAAAGCGTCTTTGAATTCCAGCATTCCCCTCTCCCACTCTCTCTAATCCTCCTTTTATGTGATTTACAGTTGGGAATTTATATGATACACTGAACTGCCACGTGGCATCATTGATACAAAAagtctgatggtgggccacaccggcATCGACAAAAAAAAGTGGTGATATCCACGTGGCAAGATCATTTGGACCGTCCACCTAGTTGCCCCCACGGAGGATGGAGATCATCACCGTCTAATTAGTGTGATCTTCAAAAGGAAACAGAAGTAACGGCTGAGATTACACGACA of the Magnolia sinica isolate HGM2019 chromosome 7, MsV1, whole genome shotgun sequence genome contains:
- the LOC131250925 gene encoding basic leucine zipper 23-like, whose translation is MDDGEVELSEHGLLPNPNIHESTPVDSFLDDFLKNTQTCTHTHTCNPPGPDAAHTHTCYHTHTRVISSGDDDGPSEKQQSVLKSRKPSGNREAVRKYREKKKAHTAYLEEEVKKLRLLNQQLLRKLQGQAMLEAEVIRLRTLLLDVRGKIDAELGVFPFQKQCNGSSFKERDCSLQSIDAGASLQCGTDVPCLHPQMGMSSSLAGIGGNGKMFNWEGSCEPAIVDCRDNPNGVMGQDVVNAEARLDCMMPTSMDMMGSLVSSASPDE